The following is a genomic window from Ethanoligenens harbinense YUAN-3.
GGTCGGGTCAACCTCAAGGACGCCTGGTGCGACATCGACAACGGCGAGCTGTTCGTCCGCGGCATGCACATCAGCCCTTATGAAAAGGGAAACATTTTCAACCGCGACCCCCTGCGCCGCCGGCGGCTGCTCATGCACAAACGTGAGATCATGCGTCTGTTTGGCCAGCTCAAGCAGCAGGGGCTCACACTGGTTCCGCTGGAGGTCTATTTCAAAGGGCCGCTGGTCAAGATCGAGATCGGGCTCTGCAAGGGCAAAAAACTGTATGACAAGCGCGCCGACATCGCCAAGCGCGACGCATCGCGCGAGATCGACCGCGCCATCAAAGAGCGCAACCGCTAACCGGCAGGAGGGAACCGCATGCAATATGAAATCATCCGATTGCGTGAAGTCTTCCCTGTGTTGGCGGCGGAACCGCTGGATGATTTGCGCATACAGCGGGAGGCATACAGCCTGCAGGCCGGCCTGACCGGCAGCCGGGCCGCCTACCGCGAGCCGACGCTCACCGCCTACTGCCCGGACAATGCCG
Proteins encoded in this region:
- the smpB gene encoding SsrA-binding protein SmpB; its protein translation is MARVEKRSVSKNKKAWHDYFVQEAFEAGVELFGTEVKSVRAGRVNLKDAWCDIDNGELFVRGMHISPYEKGNIFNRDPLRRRRLLMHKREIMRLFGQLKQQGLTLVPLEVYFKGPLVKIEIGLCKGKKLYDKRADIAKRDASREIDRAIKERNR